Genomic DNA from Pelosinus sp. UFO1:
ACCAATCATACTAATCATGTTTAACATATTAATTTCCTCCTTTATTTAGACACGTCTCACAAGAATTCTGCTACCGTTACTACTCACCACCTTTACCCGAACTCCTGGTTCAATATACTGGCCTTCCGAAATAACATCTAGGTGAACACCTTCGATATCAACCATACCAGCAGGCCTTAGTAACGTTATAACTACACCTTCTTTCCCGATATAGCTAGTATAATCCGCACTGCTGCTAAAACCATGCTCCTTTGTCTCTACATCCGCAAGCGTCAATTTGGTCCATAATTTACTTGTTGGCAAATATTTAAGTACTACAAGAAATATAATGATCGCTACAATTAAACTCATTGATAATGTGGCTAGAGCCGCTCCATTCCCTCCTAGAGTAAGAAAAAGACTAACTAAAATACAGCTCGCACCGCTAATACCCCAAAAACCAAAACCAGGCACAAATAATTCTATTAAAATAAGTAAGATTCCACTGATGAACAAAATAAGTTCAAGCCATCCAGCAAGGCCCGTCAACCACTGGCTGCCAAAGAATAGTAGTGCGGCTACTAGACCAGTAAAGGCTGCTACCCCCAATCCTGCTGTTTTAATTTCCGTAAATACAGCCAAAAATATTACAGATAGCAAGAGTGACTTTACTGTAGGATCCGATAACCAACCTGCAAATCTTTCGGACCAGCCAATCTGATATTCCCTTCTTTCATTCTCTGCTAACCCATAATATGACAAAATCTCCTCCCTATCGGCGGCTATAAAATCAGCATAACCAACTTCTTTCGCCTGGTAATCTGTCAGAGCTAAAATCTGTCCTGGCTCCGCATAACCAGGAAAACCAACAGTTTTATCAACCATAGCTTCTGCTACCTTAACATTACGACCACTTTTATTGGCAGTAGCAGCAAACTCGGCTTTTAGAGCAGCAACCGTTTTTTCGGTTGTCGGTATTGGCTCTGCGGCACCAATACTCCCCCCGGGCGCGATCGCAATATGTTTATGAGAAATAGCAATCAGTGCCCCCGCTGACCAGGCCCTATTTTTTATATAACAAATAGTCTCAATCGGTGTCTGGCTTATCATATCACGAATCTTAACAGCAGAATCAACTAAACCACCAAAAGTATCAATTTCAATCATGATCGCCTTGGCGTCGAGACTTTCAGCTTCAGCCATTGCACGGTGTACTAGAGCAACTTGACTACTATCAATCTCCCCTTTTATCTGTATAACAACGACTGGCTGCGCCCCAGCCACTAGTGGATAACAGCCATAAAATAAAATTCCCAAAAACATACTTAACATAATTTTTATTAGCATACGTTTCACTCAAACCACCTCCAAATTTATTACTTATTTTTTCGACAAACCTCTTGACTTGTCGAAGCTTGTATGTTAATGTCTAATTGTAAGTATTAAGTGACATAAATTATACTTTAATTATACTCTACATTTGTATTATATGTTGTAACATTCATACTATATATTTAAACTATCTTACTAAGATTTATTATAATTTTTCTAGTTAAACTTTGCAAAACATATAGCTTCTCTTTAGTAATAATTATAACAAATAGCAAACAGCAATCATTCTACTATCTGCATTAGCTTCTTTTCAAACATAGATATTTTCACACTCGATAAAATTACTAAATTATGCTTCACTTAACTACATCAAAATAAGA
This window encodes:
- a CDS encoding nodulation protein NfeD, encoding MLIKIMLSMFLGILFYGCYPLVAGAQPVVVIQIKGEIDSSQVALVHRAMAEAESLDAKAIMIEIDTFGGLVDSAVKIRDMISQTPIETICYIKNRAWSAGALIAISHKHIAIAPGGSIGAAEPIPTTEKTVAALKAEFAATANKSGRNVKVAEAMVDKTVGFPGYAEPGQILALTDYQAKEVGYADFIAADREEILSYYGLAENERREYQIGWSERFAGWLSDPTVKSLLLSVIFLAVFTEIKTAGLGVAAFTGLVAALLFFGSQWLTGLAGWLELILFISGILLILIELFVPGFGFWGISGASCILVSLFLTLGGNGAALATLSMSLIVAIIIFLVVLKYLPTSKLWTKLTLADVETKEHGFSSSADYTSYIGKEGVVITLLRPAGMVDIEGVHLDVISEGQYIEPGVRVKVVSSNGSRILVRRV